TCCTCGCCCTTCGACCACCCGTCCCCCCTGTGCTCCCCTCGTCCCGCAGACCCCCGCTCCTGTCCGCCGACGGCGGCAACGAACCGGAGATGCACCACATGAGCACCGACAGCACCGCACCCATGGCACGTCAGGCAGGCGCGGCGAACGCCGACTTCGGCGCTCACGCCGACGGCCACCGCTTCACCCTGGACGACCGGCTCCCGGCCGACCATCTCGCCAACGCGCTGCGCAGCGACGTCGTCGAAGGGTTGACCGCGAGTCCGAAGTCCCTTCCGCCCAAGTGGTTCTACGACGCGCGGGGCAGTGAGCTCTTCGAGGAGATCACCCTCCTGCCCGAGTACTACCCGACCCGGGCCGAACAGCAGATCCTCACCCGCCGCGCCCCCGAGATCGCCGCGCTCACCCGCGCGATGACGCTCTTCGAGCTCGGTTCAGGCTCCTCCCGCAAGACCCGGCTGCTGCTCGACGCGCTCACCGCCGCGGGGACGCTGGCCTGCTACGCACCGCTCGACGTCAGCCCCAGCGCGCTGGAGCAGGCGGGCGCGGCACTGATCCGCGACTACCCCGGCCTGCGCGTCGCGGCCACCGTCACCGACTTCGAGGGCGACCTCTCGCTGCCGCCCCGGGCTCCCGGGCCGCGGCTGGTCGCCTTCCTCGGCAGCACCATCGGGAACTTCGACGCGGAGCAGCGGCACTCCTTCTTCACGGCGCTGCGGCACACCCTCAGCGCCGACGACGTGCTGCTGCTCGGCGCCGACCTGGTCAAGGACCGCGAGGTGCTGGTCCGC
This genomic interval from Streptacidiphilus rugosus AM-16 contains the following:
- the egtD gene encoding L-histidine N(alpha)-methyltransferase, with amino-acid sequence MARQAGAANADFGAHADGHRFTLDDRLPADHLANALRSDVVEGLTASPKSLPPKWFYDARGSELFEEITLLPEYYPTRAEQQILTRRAPEIAALTRAMTLFELGSGSSRKTRLLLDALTAAGTLACYAPLDVSPSALEQAGAALIRDYPGLRVAATVTDFEGDLSLPPRAPGPRLVAFLGSTIGNFDAEQRHSFFTALRHTLSADDVLLLGADLVKDREVLVRAYDDSQGVTAEFNRNVLNVLNRELDADFDPDAFEHVALWNEEDERIEMHLRSRTAQSVKLPALGLSVDFEEGERMRTEISVKFRRDSLTEELGRAGFTVRHWWTDEENRFALLLAVPSR